One Gemella haemolysans ATCC 10379 genomic window carries:
- a CDS encoding cation:proton antiporter, protein MEILTTLGIFVIIVILGSFLNNLFPRIPAALFQIILGAAVTFIPNLPLHFEFESEMFMMLVIAPLLFTDGFNASLKNIWLYKRPIIYMAIFLVLVTVIVVGSIIHLLLPMIPWAACFVLAAILSPTDAVAVKSITKGMKLPKGLMAILEGESLLNDASGLVSFNIALAAVLTNTFSVTNASYKFLVVAGGGAIFGLIIGIAFSYIKFTFLTKFADESNILVIFQLITPVIVFYLAEHIGVSGIVAVVITALVYNYQRKLQLLTIVSSDAAVTIDSTQQIASYVLNGLVFTFLGYLLPEIYHTMFNNREIDIVYGFIISLVIVLGLMIVRLGFVYFYYISFQPHLFTTARKTAKIILNRKLDKGDYSRFSYSLIASLCGIHGTVTLATALMIPVVTSTGDNFPLRNTILFIASNVVLLSIVIGTIALPLVVKGEDEEKEYTQYSLREKTLEGTLEELKERDISKKSIEEKLAYAFEIKILHELKVYFKNMQTGRFKNANEPLSLHKKIMKAQDKALPEILKDNPNIEQILEISKIMQLRKSLLFTYSMPKNLLLNLRIYVKESNLKRRLTRHLVAKDLTPEFYEKLREKVPKRRKGNFVNKLDEIKQRAEASSSQIQAIIDCSPTVRDALLDIAYKVIDEKCSDENTAEFVKDIYRYYSFTLFEVFLEDIDFEEELKELQMEAVRLLKYRILTMRKLNYISLEDSYTALRDLNFSESIIFPRETEEE, encoded by the coding sequence ATGGAAATACTAACTACCCTAGGTATATTTGTCATAATTGTAATACTTGGTTCATTTTTAAATAATCTTTTTCCACGTATTCCTGCAGCTTTATTCCAAATAATACTTGGTGCTGCGGTAACATTTATCCCTAATCTCCCACTTCATTTTGAGTTTGAATCTGAAATGTTTATGATGTTAGTTATCGCTCCCTTACTATTTACCGACGGTTTCAACGCGTCATTAAAGAATATCTGGCTATACAAACGACCTATTATATATATGGCAATATTTTTAGTTCTTGTAACGGTAATTGTTGTTGGTAGCATAATTCATTTATTGCTTCCAATGATTCCATGGGCAGCATGTTTTGTTTTAGCCGCTATCTTATCACCTACAGATGCTGTTGCTGTTAAATCAATAACTAAGGGAATGAAACTACCTAAAGGCCTTATGGCTATATTAGAAGGGGAATCTCTTCTTAATGATGCTTCTGGTCTTGTGTCATTTAATATAGCTCTAGCCGCTGTTCTTACTAATACATTTTCTGTTACAAATGCTAGCTATAAATTTTTAGTAGTTGCAGGAGGTGGAGCAATTTTTGGACTTATCATTGGTATAGCATTCTCTTATATTAAGTTTACATTCTTAACAAAGTTTGCTGATGAATCTAATATTTTAGTTATTTTTCAATTAATAACACCAGTTATAGTATTCTATCTAGCAGAGCATATCGGTGTCTCTGGTATCGTTGCTGTCGTAATTACAGCTCTAGTTTACAACTACCAGAGAAAACTTCAATTACTCACTATTGTAAGTAGTGATGCTGCAGTAACTATAGATAGTACTCAACAAATAGCAAGTTATGTACTAAATGGTTTAGTATTCACATTTTTAGGATATTTACTTCCAGAGATATATCATACAATGTTTAACAACAGAGAAATTGATATTGTCTATGGTTTTATTATCTCTTTAGTAATCGTTTTAGGTTTAATGATTGTTAGATTAGGTTTCGTATATTTTTACTACATATCATTCCAACCTCATCTTTTTACTACTGCTAGAAAAACAGCAAAAATAATATTAAATAGAAAACTCGACAAAGGTGACTATTCTAGATTTAGCTACTCTTTAATTGCTAGTTTATGCGGTATTCACGGTACAGTAACACTTGCCACAGCACTTATGATTCCAGTTGTAACTTCTACTGGGGATAACTTCCCACTTAGAAATACCATCCTATTCATTGCGAGTAATGTTGTGTTACTAAGTATTGTTATTGGTACAATCGCCCTTCCACTTGTTGTTAAAGGAGAAGATGAAGAAAAAGAATATACTCAATATTCTCTTCGTGAAAAAACCCTAGAAGGAACACTTGAAGAACTAAAAGAGCGTGATATTTCTAAAAAATCTATCGAAGAAAAACTTGCTTATGCTTTTGAAATAAAAATTTTACACGAACTAAAAGTATACTTTAAAAACATGCAAACTGGAAGATTTAAAAATGCAAACGAACCATTATCACTACACAAAAAAATAATGAAAGCACAAGACAAAGCTCTTCCTGAAATACTTAAGGACAATCCTAACATTGAACAAATCTTGGAAATTTCTAAAATTATGCAACTTAGAAAATCTTTATTGTTCACATATTCGATGCCAAAAAACTTATTACTTAATTTAAGAATATATGTAAAAGAATCCAATCTAAAACGTCGTTTAACTCGTCATTTGGTTGCTAAAGATTTAACTCCAGAATTCTATGAGAAACTTAGAGAAAAAGTTCCAAAAAGAAGAAAAGGAAACTTCGTCAATAAATTAGATGAAATTAAACAAAGAGCCGAAGCTTCTTCTAGTCAAATTCAAGCTATTATTGATTGTTCGCCTACAGTAAGAGACGCACTTCTTGATATAGCTTATAAGGTTATTGATGAAAAGTGTTCAGATGAAAATACTGCAGAATTCGTTAAAGATATATATAGATACTACTCATTCACCTTGTTTGAAGTATTTTTAGAAGATATCGATTTTGAAGAAGAACTTAAAGAACTTCAAATGGAAGCAGTTCGACTTTTAAAATACAGAATATTAACGATGAGAAAATTGAATTATATTTCTCTAGAAGATTCTTACACCGCTCTTCGCGACTTAAACTTTAGTGAATCAATTATTTTCCCTCGTGAGACTGAAGAAGAATAA
- a CDS encoding ABC transporter ATP-binding protein, whose product MENIIEINNLTFKYDNKNALFEGLNVSIEKGKITTLLGKNGCGKSTLIKILAKNLNYNSGSIKIEGKELNSYSLKELASILAIVYQKNETPREITVYDMVSFARLPYQNIFFYKPTASDVEKIEFALEKTNLQAYKDKRVDELSGGQLQRVYIAMALAQSTDIIILDEPTTFLDIKYQKSIMQLVRELNKSLGITIIMVLHDINQALAYSDNIIALLDGKVIKNDKAENFFDEDLLNKLYDADIKIEDGKVISW is encoded by the coding sequence ATGGAAAATATAATAGAAATTAATAACCTTACGTTTAAGTATGATAATAAAAATGCACTTTTTGAAGGTCTAAATGTAAGCATTGAAAAAGGTAAGATTACTACCCTACTTGGTAAAAATGGTTGTGGTAAAAGTACACTTATAAAAATATTAGCAAAAAACTTAAACTATAATTCTGGAAGTATAAAAATTGAAGGTAAGGAACTGAATTCATATTCATTAAAAGAACTTGCGAGTATTCTTGCAATTGTTTATCAAAAGAATGAAACTCCACGAGAAATTACCGTTTATGATATGGTTAGTTTCGCTAGACTTCCTTACCAAAACATTTTCTTTTACAAGCCTACTGCTAGTGATGTTGAAAAGATTGAATTTGCATTAGAAAAAACTAATCTACAGGCTTATAAAGATAAACGTGTGGATGAGTTATCGGGAGGACAGCTTCAACGTGTTTATATCGCAATGGCATTAGCACAAAGTACTGATATTATTATACTAGACGAGCCTACTACTTTCCTTGATATAAAATATCAAAAATCTATAATGCAGCTTGTAAGAGAGCTTAATAAATCATTAGGAATCACTATTATCATGGTATTGCATGATATTAATCAAGCTCTAGCTTATAGTGATAATATTATTGCTCTTCTTGATGGAAAAGTGATTAAAAATGATAAAGCTGAGAACTTTTTTGATGAAGATCTTCTAAACAAACTTTATGATGCTGACATTAAAATAGAAGATGGAAAAGTAATTAGTTGGTAA
- a CDS encoding FecCD family ABC transporter permease produces MFKNKKVITFSVLILLLLSTIFFAANSGSIKASVGQLAIGIFTGEYANVNAIIDVRFPRIIITLLVGAALGVSGLLLQTVLKNPLVDPSIIGVSSGANLFLYLGLGLLPQFLMFKSVFSIIGGVLGFLIIYYLAGRTKNNVKIILIGIAISYFFTGILSSMQYLNQANSTTSSAFKTVGLGTKNWDDVSLLLGWIPILLIISFFLAKLCNIFALDDNIISSLGININMIRLLISFVAVALASISTAVAGVMVFLALITPHIAKIVIGRNHIYTIPFSALLGAFILLLFDTIGRVIFAPIEIPADLIMMIIGGPAFIILVKKGVS; encoded by the coding sequence TTTTTTGCAGCGAACAGTGGTAGTATAAAAGCTAGCGTCGGACAATTAGCTATTGGTATCTTTACCGGAGAATACGCCAATGTAAATGCAATTATCGACGTTCGTTTTCCAAGAATTATCATCACCTTATTAGTAGGTGCTGCGCTGGGAGTTAGTGGTCTATTATTACAAACAGTATTAAAGAACCCACTTGTCGATCCTAGTATTATTGGTGTTTCTAGTGGAGCTAACCTATTTTTATACTTAGGATTAGGATTATTACCACAATTTTTAATGTTTAAGTCTGTGTTTTCTATCATCGGTGGTGTTCTTGGTTTCTTAATCATTTATTACTTAGCTGGTAGAACAAAAAACAATGTTAAAATTATTTTAATCGGTATTGCAATAAGTTATTTCTTCACAGGAATACTAAGTTCTATGCAGTATTTGAACCAAGCTAACTCTACTACTTCGTCAGCATTTAAAACTGTTGGTTTAGGAACTAAGAACTGGGATGACGTTTCATTATTATTAGGTTGGATTCCAATATTACTAATTATTAGTTTCTTCTTAGCTAAACTGTGCAATATATTTGCTTTAGATGATAATATTATTAGTTCTCTTGGTATAAATATTAATATGATTCGTTTATTGATTTCATTTGTTGCGGTGGCTCTTGCTTCTATTTCGACGGCTGTTGCTGGTGTTATGGTATTCTTGGCTCTTATTACACCTCATATTGCTAAAATTGTAATTGGACGAAATCATATTTACACAATTCCATTTAGTGCTTTACTTGGAGCATTTATTCTACTGTTATTCGATACAATCGGTCGTGTTATTTTTGCACCAATAGAAATACCTGCTGATTTAATAATGATGATTATAGGTGGGCCTGCATTCATTATTTTAGTTAAGAAAGGAGTAAGTTAA